One window of Medicago truncatula cultivar Jemalong A17 chromosome 2, MtrunA17r5.0-ANR, whole genome shotgun sequence genomic DNA carries:
- the LOC25488217 gene encoding uncharacterized protein encodes MSLSGYLQHNNTHIELSKSPMSNKLFFSQNLVLCLITTKSTTLKFNNHFSFPLSLKCSSITTSQSESITQPFAVSYLINNFDFSTESALKAFNLRHVRFNTPDRPDSVINFLKSYGFSNSNIRIIIKKAPWLLSSQPHKMLLPKFQFFLSDASYSSDIIPLLTAHPRILQGSLERRIIPFFELLSRYLKTNKDIIVCLIRYWTAFSTNPHDRIVSNINLMVDFGFSDSTIARLLRTRPSIFGSNDMIKLLEEIKGLGFKPSTTAFGTALMTKQLLGNILWDKKVDVFKKWGWSDEDVIRVFRSQPGLMLTSIDKINLVMSFWVNQMGWDPLALTKNPLMFSFSLPKRIIPRASVLQFLLMKGLRKKKASLVRPFAYSDDIFLNKYVFSFKEESDYLLKLYNEKMKLANATENNGMPSTKCVMH; translated from the coding sequence ATGTCACTATCTGGTTATCTCCAACACAACAACACTCACATTGAACTCTCAAAATCACCCATGTccaacaaattgtttttctcccAGAATCTTGTTTTATGTCTCATCACAACTAAATCAACAACCTTAAAATTCAACAACCACTTCTCATTCCCACTTTCACTCAAATGCAGCAGCATCACAACATCTCAATCAGAATCAATCACACAACCTTTTGCTGTATCTTATCTTATCAACAATTTTGATTTCTCAACTGAATCAGCTCTCAAAGCTTTCAACCTCAGGCACGTTCGTTTCAATACCCCAGATAGGCCTGACTCAGTCATCAACTTCTTAAAAAGCTATGGCTTTTCAAACTCCAACATTCGCATCATCATCAAAAAAGCACCTTGGTTACTTTCATCACAACCCCACAAAATGTTATTGCCAAAGTTTCAATTCTTTCTATCTGATGCTTCTTATTCCTCTGATATTATTCCATTGTTAACTGCACACCCTAGAATTTTACAAGGTAGCTTGGAGAGACGAATAATCCctttttttgaattattaagtAGGTACTTGAAAACCAACAAGGATATCATTGTTTGCTTAATTCGATATTGGACTGCATTTTCTACTAATCCCCATGACCGTATTGTGTCTAATATCAATTTGATGGTTGATTTTGGATTTTCTGATTCTACCATTGCTAGATTGCTTCGAACAAGGCCATCTATATTTGGTTCAAATGATATGATTAAGTTATTGGAGGAAAttaagggtttagggtttaaacCTTCAACGACCGCTTTTGGGACTGCTTTGATGACCAAGCAATTGTTGGGTAACATACTTTGGGATAAGAAAGTTGACGTCTTTAAGAAATGGGGTTGGTCTGATGAAGATGTTATTCGAGTATTTAGGAGTCAGCCTGGTTTGATGTTGACTTCAATTGATAAGATTAATTTGGTGATGAGTTTTTGGGTTAATCAAATGGGTTGGGATCCCTTGGCACTTACTAAAAATCCACTTATGTTTTCTTTTAGTTTACCTAAAAGGATCATTCCAAGAGCCTCAgttttgcaatttcttttgATGAAAGGTTTGCGAAAGAAGAAGGCGAGCTTAGTTAGACCATTTGCTTATTCCGACGATATCTTCTTGAACAAGTATGTTTTCAGCTTTAAGGAGGAGTCTGATTATCTGTTGAAGCTATATAACGAAAAAATGAAACTTGCAAATGCAACGGAGAACAATGGGATGCCATCCACCAAATGTGTAATGCAttga
- the LOC120578162 gene encoding uncharacterized protein: MVRGNPRFLELSLKNHQIKFEFFLSKGASSSHIVSLLTTYPQILQTSFENRIIPLFKLLTRFFKTNKDTIVCLIQHSKWVTSHPHHLIVASINLISDFGVSDSVIARLLQNKPSIFGSKDLIKSLEEVKSLGFDPSTASFGVALVAKKGMSKKLWDEKVDTFKKWGWSDENIVEAFRSQPNLMLVSIDKINLVMSFWVNQLDWNSLELAKFPNMFCYSLHKRIIPRASVWQFLLIKGLRQKNASLVTPFTCSENSFLNKFVFSFKEESDYLLKLHEEKMKFANTKNIGMPSTKCEQIW, from the exons ATGGTTAGAGGTAACCCTAGGTTCTTGGAATTAAGCTTGAAGAATCATCAAattaagtttgaattttttctatCCAAAGGTGCTTCTTCATCTCATATTGTTTCATTGTTAACTACATACCCTCAAATTTTACAAACTAGCTTTGAGAATCGAATAATCCCTCTTTTTAAATTGCTAACAAGGTTCTTTAAAACTAACAAGGATACTATTGTTTGCTTAATTCAACATTCGAAATGGGTTACTAGTCATCCCCATCACCTTATTGTGGCTAGTATCAATCTGATTTCTGATTTTGGAGTTTCTGATTCTGTCATTGCTAGATTGCTTCAAAATAAGCCATCTATATTTGGTTCAAAGGATTTGATTAAGTCATTGGAGGAAGTTAAGAGTTTAGGGTTTGATCCTTCAACAGCTTCTTTTGGGGTTGCTTTGGTAGCCAAGAAAGGTATGAGTAAAAAACTTTGGGATGAGAAAGTTGACACCTTTAAGAAATGGGGTTGGTCTGATGAAAATATTGTTGAAGCATTTAGGAGTCAACCTAATTTAATGTTGGTTTCAATTGATAAGATTAATTTGGTGATGAGTTTTTGGGTCAATCAATTGGATTGGAATTCATTGGAACTTGCTAAATTTCCAAATATGTTTTGTTATAGTTTACATAAAAGGATCATTCCAAGAGCCTCAGTTTGGCAATTTCTTTTGATAAAAGGTTTGCGACAAAAGAATGCAAGCTTAGTTACACCATTTACATGTTCTGAGAATTCGTTCTTGAACAAGTTTGTTTTCAGCTTTAAGGAGGAGTCTGATTATCTCTTAAAGCTGCAtgaggaaaaaatgaaatttgcaAATACAAAGAACATTGGCATGCCATCCACCAAATGT gaacaaatatggtga
- the LOC25488218 gene encoding translation factor GUF1 homolog, chloroplastic isoform X2, protein MSHKTHNRASSFYFSFSSHNHFIFSPSMRQGKHSSSSNPLSSQVGYLSASIRKVADARVGDTITNHFRKADNSLPGYEEATPMVFCGLFPIDADRNRWDCLLLDWKHLCVPQRFSEGANIKPGVRRPGQTVCFRINRNNVLSHLC, encoded by the exons ATGTCACACAAGACTCACAACAGAGCTTCTTCtttctatttctctttctcttctcataaccattttattttctctccaTCAATGAGACAAGGCAAGCATTCTTCTTCATCCAATCCTCTATCTTCTCAG GTGGGCTATCTATCTGCATCAATAAGAAAAGTAGCTGATGCCAGAGTGGGTGACACGATCACTAACCATTTTAGAAAGGCAGACAATTCACTCCCTGGATATGAAGAAGCAACTCCTATGGTGTTCTGTGGCCTGTTTCCTATTGATGCTGACCG GAATAGGTGGGACTGCTTGTTGCTTGATTGGAAGCATCTATGTGTTCCTCAGAGATTTTCAGAAGGCGCTAATATCAAACCTGGTGTTCGAAGACCAGGCCAAACTGTGTGTTTTAGAATCAATCGCAACAATGTTCTTTCTCACCTCT GTTGA
- the LOC25488218 gene encoding translation factor GUF1 homolog, chloroplastic isoform X1: MSHKTHNRASSFYFSFSSHNHFIFSPSMRQGKHSSSSNPLSSQVGYLSASIRKVADARVGDTITNHFRKADNSLPGYEEATPMVFCGLFPIDADRFPELQDALEKLQLNDAALNVALYTYMLENSASFVLGIWQGEIICIFMYMLSSFSISLLFIIKIIILVRIDLTTNSPFL; encoded by the exons ATGTCACACAAGACTCACAACAGAGCTTCTTCtttctatttctctttctcttctcataaccattttattttctctccaTCAATGAGACAAGGCAAGCATTCTTCTTCATCCAATCCTCTATCTTCTCAG GTGGGCTATCTATCTGCATCAATAAGAAAAGTAGCTGATGCCAGAGTGGGTGACACGATCACTAACCATTTTAGAAAGGCAGACAATTCACTCCCTGGATATGAAGAAGCAACTCCTATGGTGTTCTGTGGCCTGTTTCCTATTGATGCTGACCG ATTTCCCGAGCTACAAGATGCACTTGAAAAGCTTCAACTCAATGATGCTGCACTGAATGTGGCATTATATACTTATATGTTGGAAAATAGTGCATCTTTTGttttaggcatttggcaagggGAAATAATTTGCATTTTTATGTATATGCTATCATCTTTCAGTATTAGCTTGCTCTTCatcattaaaattattattttagttaGAATAGATTTAACTACCAATTCACCTTTTCTTTAA
- the LOC112419236 gene encoding protein FAR-RED IMPAIRED RESPONSE 1 has protein sequence MQKGFESCDELETNDCLEANGTCEEETPCDGMSFGSEKEITEYYKNYAERVGFGVKKISSKKGDEGKMYFTLACSRARKYVSRPKNMLEPNPITQTQCKARLNACISLDGTTKIKSVFFEHNHDLSPGKARYFRSNKNIGAQMKRRLELNDQAGINVSRNFRSFVVEADGYENLTFGEKDCRNYIDKVRRLRLGTGDAEAIQNYFVRMQKQNSQFYYVMDVDDESRLQNVFWADARCRVAYEYFGEVITFDTTYLTNKYDMPFAPFVGVNHHGQSMLLGCALLSNEDTETFTWLFKTWLECMHGSSPNAIITDQDRAMKNAIEIVFPKARHRWCLWHLMKKIPEKFGSHSDYESIKTLLHDIVYDSFTKSDFMTRWENMIECYKLQDNEWLKGLFVERHRWVPAYVRDTFWAGMSTTQRSESMNSFFDGYVSSKTTLKQFVEQYDNALKDKIEKENIADFRSFNTVISCISHFGFEFQFQKAFTNAKFQEFQLEIASMMYCHACFNRLEGLDSIFYVTESKKVYDTMKDIVLMVFFNEKDFVLKCTCCLFEFKGILCRHILCVLKLIGKTDFVPSNYILARWRKDIKRRYTLIKCGFDNLAGKTELQRVGKACDAFYEFASTRINSDDDLVKVMKLIQNMKIELPCNETSPRIVEEDCSTQNQATILDPKLARSKGRPPSKRKTSIVDQIVKKKLAQKKTKKRNQSSKNIQVQEEGQCTSRGQEIEDEVFYISQLGDRIGTQESIQGLRLHVVQNTTNEEFLRYQIFDGTGTQDNIQEHNYVCSSENGSVNTVASFNPNQEHFGQVNKAPYYSRVTKP, from the exons A TGCAAAAAGGATTTGAGTCTTGTGATGAATTGGAAACTAATGATTGTTTAGAAGCAAATGGTACTTGTGAAGAAGAAACACCTTGTGATGGGATGTCATTCGGATCTGAAAAGGAAATTACTGAGTATTACAAGAATTATGCTGAACGGGTGGGTTTTggagttaaaaaaataagttcaaaaaaAGGAGATGAGGGGAAAATGTATTTTACTTTAGCATGTAGTCGAGCTAGAAAGTATGTGAGTCGCCCAAAGAATATGTTAGAGCCAAATCCTATAACTCAAACGCAGTGTAAGGCTAGATTGAATGCGTGTATTTCTTTAGACGGAAcaactaaaattaaaagtgttttttttgaGCATAATCATGATCTAAGTCCAGGGAAAGCAAGGTATTTTAGATCGAACAAGAATATAGGGGCACAAATGAAGAGGAGGTTAGAACTCAATGACCAAGCTGGGATTAATGTAAGTAGAAATTTCCGATCCTTTGTTGTTGAAGCAGATGGGTATGAAAATCTCACATTTGGAGAAAAAGACTGCAGAAACTACATAGACAAAGTAAGACGACTACGACTTGGGACAGGAGATGCTGAAGcaatacaaaattattttgtGAGGATGCAAAAGCAAAACAGTCAATTTTATTATGTGATGGATGTGGATGATGAAAGTCGGTTACAAAATGTGTTTTGGGCAGATGCAAGATGTAGGGTTGCATATGAATATTTTGGTGAAGTCATAACTTTCGACACCACTtacttaacaaataaatatgacATGCCTTTTGCTCCTTTTGTTGGAGTAAATCATCACGGTCAGTCTATGTTGTTGGGTTGTGCTCTGTTATCAAATGAGGATACTGAAACTTTTACTTGGTTATTTAAGACATGGTTGGAATGTATGCATGGAAGTTCTCCAAATGCCATAATCACTGATCAAGACAGAGCAATGAAGAATGCAATTGAGATTGTCTTTCCGAAAGCTCGTCATCGGTGGTGCTTATGGCATTTAATGAAAAAGATTCCAGAAAAGTTTGGTAGTCACTCTGACTACGAGTCTATCAAAACACTTTTGCATGATATTGTATATGATTCTTTTACCAAAAGTGATTTTATGACGAGGTGGGAAAATATGATTGAGTGTTACAAACTACAGGATAACGAATGGTTGAAAGGGTTATTTGTTGAGCGACATCGTTGGGTCCCTGCATATGTAAGGGACACATTTTGGGCTGGAATGTCAACTACACAACGAAGTGAAAGTATGAACTCGTTTTTTGATGGATATGTAAGCTCAAAGACAACATTGAAGCAATTTGTTGAGCAATATGATAATGCATTGAAAgacaaaattgaaaaggaaaacatTGCTGACTTTCGTTCTTTTAATACAGTTATTTCTTGTATTAGTCACTTTGGCTTTGAGTTCCAATTCCAAAAAGCATTTACCAATGCAAAGTTTCAGGAATTCCAATTGGAAATAGCTTCTATGATGTACTGTCATGCATGTTTCAACAGATTGGAGGGTTTGGATTCAATATTTTATGTTACAGAAAGTAAGAAAGTATATGACACGATGAAAGATATTGTGTTGATGGTGTTCTTCAATGAAAAAGACTTTGTGTTAAAATGCACCTGCTGCTTGTTTGAATTTAAAGGCATTTTATGTAGGCACATCCTTTGCGTGCTTAAGCTCATAGGGAAAACAGATTTCGTGCCATCTAATTATATTTTGGCACGGTGGAGGAAGGATATAAAGCGGAGGTATACACTTATTAAATGTGGTTTTGATAATTTGGCTGGAAAAACTGAATTGCAACGCGTGGGTAAAGCTTGTGATGCCTTTTATGAGTTTGCTTCAACGAGGATAAATAGTGACGATGATTTAGTGAAAGTGATGAAATTGattcaaaacatgaaaattGAGTTACCATGTAATGAAACATCTCCTAGAATTGTAGAAGAAGATTGTTCAACTCAAAATCAAGCTACCATTCTTGATCCTAAACTAGCTCGAAGTAAAGGGCGTCCTCCTTCAAAAAGGAAGACTTCTATAGTTGATCAGATTGTAAAGAAGAAGCTTGcacaaaagaaaactaaaaaaagaaaccaaagtagtaaaaatattcaAGTTCAAGAAGAG GGCCAATGTACATCTAGAGGTCAAGAAATTGAAGACGAAGTGTTTTACATATCTCAACTTGGTGATAGAATTGGCACACAAGAGAGCATTCAA GGACTAAGATTGCATGTAGTTCAAAATACTACAAATGAAGAGTTTCTTAGGTATCAAATTTTTGATGGGACTGGGACACAAGACAATATTCAA GAGCATAACTATGTTTGTAGCAGTGAAAATGGTAGTGTGAATACTGTAGCTTCCTTCAATCCAAATCAAGAACATTTTGGTCAAGTAAACAAG GCTCCTTATTACTCTCGGGTCACAAAACCATAA